A genomic segment from Deinococcus humi encodes:
- a CDS encoding Lrp/AsnC family transcriptional regulator, translating into MTATSPAPETTLPTAREQLLNRIQKDIPIVQRPYRVIAEEVGLSEAEALAILREVKADGVLRQVSAIFDTRTLGYQSSLVAAVYDEDRLDEGAEIVNGHPGVSHNYKRNHDFNLWYTIAVPPESDLEAHVQKLHELSGARLTRLMPTLHLFKIGVEFDMTGKEDWNAKAAPQYTSEQRNIGYKVTDLDRAFVVEFQKDLPVTEEPYADACAALGLTIDEVAAHAEKMKAAGALRRVSAVFRHQKAGFTFNAMGVWAVPQDNVAEVGRQMAEFKAVSHCYLRPTYPEWPYTIFTMVHGRSKEEAFGKIKAIEEEVANGVTHAILYSTKEYKKIRLEFYKPEFYEWQETHLGTADTLNS; encoded by the coding sequence ATGACCGCCACCTCGCCCGCTCCGGAAACCACGCTCCCCACGGCGCGTGAGCAGCTTCTTAACCGCATCCAGAAGGACATTCCTATCGTCCAGCGCCCCTACAGAGTGATCGCGGAGGAAGTGGGCCTGAGCGAGGCCGAGGCCCTGGCCATCCTGCGCGAGGTCAAGGCCGACGGTGTACTGAGGCAGGTCAGCGCCATTTTCGATACGCGCACGCTGGGTTATCAGAGCAGCCTGGTGGCCGCTGTCTACGACGAGGATAGACTGGACGAGGGCGCCGAAATCGTGAACGGCCACCCTGGCGTCAGCCACAACTACAAGCGCAACCACGATTTCAACCTGTGGTACACGATTGCCGTACCCCCCGAGAGCGATCTGGAGGCCCACGTCCAGAAGCTGCATGAGCTGAGCGGCGCGCGCCTGACGCGGCTGATGCCCACGCTGCACCTGTTCAAGATCGGTGTGGAATTCGACATGACCGGTAAGGAGGACTGGAACGCCAAGGCGGCGCCCCAGTACACCTCTGAACAGCGCAACATCGGCTACAAGGTCACCGATCTGGACCGCGCCTTCGTGGTGGAATTTCAGAAAGACCTGCCCGTGACCGAAGAACCTTACGCCGACGCCTGTGCCGCGCTGGGCCTGACTATCGACGAGGTGGCGGCCCACGCCGAGAAGATGAAGGCCGCCGGAGCCCTGCGGCGCGTGTCTGCCGTGTTCCGTCACCAGAAGGCGGGTTTTACCTTCAACGCGATGGGGGTGTGGGCGGTCCCGCAGGACAATGTGGCCGAGGTGGGCCGCCAGATGGCCGAGTTCAAGGCCGTGTCGCACTGCTACCTGCGCCCCACCTATCCGGAATGGCCTTACACCATCTTTACGATGGTTCACGGACGCAGCAAGGAAGAGGCCTTCGGGAAGATCAAGGCGATTGAGGAAGAAGTGGCCAACGGCGTGACTCACGCCATTCTCTACTCCACGAAGGAATACAAGAAAATTCGCCTAGAGTTCTACAAGCCGGAGTTTTACGAGTGGCAGGAAACCCATTTGGGCACCGCTGACACGCTGAATTCCTGA
- a CDS encoding M50 family metallopeptidase: MSVLQSISAALTPLGLVWTLLIISVATFLHELAHYALARGQGVRVNSFSIGMGPILFRRLWRGTEWRLSLLPIGGYVEIDGMAPEEVRSGEGEVSYRQATRGFAALSAPGKIAVLLAGPLMNLLLAIGLMTLTFTSQGIPALDRARIESVQPNSRAQALGLQTGDVITAIDGQDIPDTLEVAGRSVTGWENLRNVLGTPGPHTFTLERAGGTQEVTFDWTPTVDGKRQLLGIGYGPDIVRADLGTAFQTSLTTTAEAVPQVLRAFGNLFGRFLTLNFTQDQNVTGPIGTTEIVGRAASASPWALVQVATLLNLSLAFFNLIPIPGLDGGRILLVLVGVLRRRPLSFSQEQAINVAGFAFVLLLMTFVVVRDVSRFF, from the coding sequence GTGAGCGTATTGCAAAGCATCTCGGCGGCCCTGACGCCACTGGGCCTGGTCTGGACCCTGCTGATCATCAGCGTCGCCACCTTTCTGCACGAGCTGGCGCACTACGCGCTGGCCAGAGGGCAGGGCGTACGGGTCAATTCATTTTCCATCGGGATGGGCCCCATCCTCTTCCGGCGACTGTGGCGCGGAACCGAGTGGCGCCTCTCGCTGCTCCCAATTGGCGGTTACGTGGAAATCGACGGCATGGCCCCCGAGGAGGTCCGGAGCGGTGAGGGAGAGGTCAGTTACCGTCAGGCCACCCGTGGCTTTGCCGCCCTGTCTGCTCCCGGCAAGATCGCTGTGCTGTTGGCCGGGCCGCTGATGAATCTGCTGCTCGCCATCGGCCTGATGACCCTGACCTTCACCTCGCAGGGCATTCCGGCCTTGGACCGGGCGCGTATTGAGTCCGTGCAGCCCAATTCCCGCGCGCAGGCGCTGGGACTGCAGACCGGAGACGTGATCACCGCCATTGACGGGCAGGACATCCCCGATACCCTGGAAGTCGCCGGGCGCAGCGTGACGGGCTGGGAAAACCTCCGGAATGTGCTGGGCACGCCAGGACCGCACACCTTCACGCTGGAGCGGGCCGGAGGGACGCAGGAAGTTACCTTCGACTGGACGCCCACCGTGGACGGCAAACGGCAGCTGCTGGGCATCGGTTACGGCCCCGACATCGTACGCGCGGACCTGGGGACGGCCTTTCAGACTTCGCTGACCACGACGGCTGAGGCGGTGCCGCAGGTGCTGCGGGCTTTCGGCAATCTGTTCGGACGCTTCTTGACCCTGAACTTCACGCAGGACCAGAACGTGACTGGCCCCATTGGCACCACCGAGATCGTGGGGCGCGCCGCCTCGGCTAGCCCGTGGGCGCTGGTGCAGGTGGCGACCCTGCTGAACCTGTCGCTGGCCTTTTTCAACCTGATCCCCATCCCCGGCCTGGACGGCGGGCGCATCCTGCTGGTGCTGGTGGGCGTGCTGCGCCGCCGTCCCCTGAGCTTCTCGCAAGAACAGGCCATCAACGTCGCGGGCTTCGCCTTCGTGCTGCTGCTGATGACGTTCGTGGTGGTGCGCGATGTGAGCCGCTTCTTCTGA
- a CDS encoding DUF2231 domain-containing protein, producing MSLLPWQTDQDKPSYVIEDAIVNHDAIDELAEKLQLALRGVEGALPDGVTDALHGVPLGHPLHPILVHLPLGGWMIAGILDFLPGQKSEASEQAADLALTLGTVGAVATIATGWTDWSGARGEARRTGLIHGLLNETAFFLNIGSIVARRRQKRGLGKLLSGTALGLALASGFLGGELVYRHGLGVGQTMDHPQG from the coding sequence ATGAGTCTTCTTCCCTGGCAGACCGATCAGGACAAGCCCAGCTACGTCATTGAGGATGCCATTGTCAACCACGATGCCATCGATGAGCTGGCCGAGAAGTTGCAACTGGCCCTGCGCGGTGTGGAGGGGGCGCTGCCGGACGGCGTGACCGACGCCCTGCATGGCGTGCCGCTGGGCCACCCACTTCATCCGATCCTGGTGCATCTGCCACTGGGCGGTTGGATGATCGCCGGAATCCTGGACTTCCTCCCCGGTCAGAAGTCGGAAGCCAGCGAGCAGGCCGCCGATCTGGCACTGACGCTGGGCACGGTGGGCGCCGTCGCCACCATCGCCACCGGCTGGACGGACTGGAGCGGCGCGCGGGGTGAAGCGCGGCGCACCGGCCTGATTCATGGCCTGCTCAACGAGACCGCCTTTTTCCTGAACATCGGTTCCATCGTGGCCCGGCGCAGGCAGAAGCGTGGGCTGGGCAAGCTGCTGTCGGGCACGGCGCTGGGACTGGCGCTGGCGAGCGGCTTCTTGGGCGGCGAGCTGGTGTACCGGCATGGGCTGGGCGTGGGACAGACCATGGACCATCCGCAAGGCTGA
- a CDS encoding PaaI family thioesterase codes for MTLHPDLNFPTPEDLAHLTPEEVAGRMNGPQGSGLRGTLGARLGIQFLSITRERLSARMPVEGNLQPAGRLHGGANLSLAEELASVGSWINLDPRKQVAVGVDLSGTHVRGVSGGFVTGEAALAYRGRSVLVWTVEIKDERGRLTSLARCTCTVISVGSSRG; via the coding sequence ATGACGTTGCACCCCGATCTCAATTTCCCCACCCCCGAGGATCTGGCCCACCTGACGCCAGAGGAAGTGGCCGGGCGCATGAACGGCCCGCAGGGCAGCGGGCTGCGCGGCACCCTTGGCGCACGCCTCGGCATTCAGTTTCTCAGCATTACCCGTGAGCGACTGAGCGCCCGCATGCCTGTGGAGGGCAATCTGCAGCCTGCCGGACGGCTGCACGGCGGGGCGAACCTGTCGCTGGCCGAGGAACTGGCCAGCGTGGGATCATGGATTAACCTCGATCCCCGCAAGCAAGTGGCTGTTGGTGTTGACCTGAGCGGTACGCATGTCCGGGGCGTGTCGGGCGGCTTCGTGACCGGCGAGGCGGCATTGGCCTACCGGGGTCGCAGTGTGCTGGTCTGGACGGTAGAAATCAAAGACGAGCGCGGACGGCTCACCAGTCTGGCCCGCTGCACCTGCACCGTGATTTCGGTGGGCAGCTCACGGGGATAA
- a CDS encoding Lrp/AsnC family transcriptional regulator — protein sequence MVTAIVMVQADRQRVQETAEALSRIPAVREVYSVTGEWDIVAILKLAEYDQLDDVVTGHLRKVEGIARTQTMLAFRTYNDALLDQGFGVGLDEGKANGNS from the coding sequence ATGGTAACGGCCATTGTGATGGTGCAGGCAGACCGCCAGCGCGTCCAGGAAACGGCCGAGGCGCTTTCACGCATCCCCGCTGTACGCGAGGTCTACAGCGTCACCGGCGAGTGGGACATTGTGGCGATTCTCAAGCTGGCCGAATATGACCAGCTCGACGACGTGGTGACCGGCCACCTGAGAAAAGTGGAGGGCATTGCCCGCACGCAGACCATGCTGGCCTTCCGCACCTACAACGACGCGCTACTTGATCAGGGGTTCGGCGTGGGGCTGGACGAGGGCAAGGCGAACGGAAACAGCTGA
- a CDS encoding MBL fold metallo-hydrolase: protein MPVLTPNVRVHSLYANVYLLSSPAGRLLVDTGAWPYAARFNRLLRDFGPDAVLLTHAHVDHSGGAWRAARRGLPLLAHPLEHPQLTGEIHSLPYLAGGPGLGQLVPRVHPKVTADALHAVHPGETVLGWEVVALPGHTHGQIGVMMDGVLVAADAVIGAADGAHLPRATYNADHSQAQHTLRRIAEMDLRAVLPGHGGPLSPEQVRRRAGRT from the coding sequence GTGCCAGTTCTCACCCCCAACGTCCGTGTCCATTCGCTGTACGCCAACGTCTATCTCCTGAGCAGCCCGGCAGGCCGCCTGCTGGTGGACACTGGAGCGTGGCCCTACGCCGCCCGTTTTAACCGTCTGCTGCGCGACTTCGGGCCGGACGCCGTCCTGCTGACCCACGCCCATGTGGATCACTCGGGGGGCGCATGGCGGGCGGCCCGACGCGGTCTCCCGCTGCTGGCGCACCCGTTGGAACACCCACAGCTGACCGGCGAGATCCATAGCCTCCCCTATCTAGCCGGAGGCCCGGGCCTTGGACAGCTGGTCCCCAGGGTGCACCCCAAGGTGACCGCAGACGCCCTGCACGCGGTCCACCCCGGCGAGACCGTGCTGGGCTGGGAAGTCGTTGCCCTGCCGGGCCACACCCACGGCCAGATCGGCGTGATGATGGACGGTGTGCTGGTGGCCGCCGACGCCGTGATCGGGGCCGCCGATGGCGCGCACCTGCCCAGAGCCACATACAACGCCGACCACTCCCAAGCCCAGCACACCCTCCGGCGAATCGCTGAGATGGATCTGCGGGCTGTCCTGCCCGGCCACGGAGGACCGCTGTCACCCGAGCAGGTGCGGCGGCGCGCGGGCCGGACGTAG
- a CDS encoding peroxidase-related enzyme (This protein belongs to a clade of uncharacterized proteins related to peroxidases such as the alkylhydroperoxidase AhpD.), with product MNRISWLAVPTSEDAHEGVRKLWSKAEANLGFVPNVFQAQALNGEQFLAWWNYFNLLVNKPGHLSNMEREMMAVVVSGLNRCVYCAVSHGAALREYGMEARKADTVAVNWRHADLSMREAALCAFAERLTLHPAGMVETDLNPLRDAGLDDAQILEAVQVIGMFNMTNRISSALGFIPNPEYHGRAR from the coding sequence ATGAATAGAATTTCCTGGCTGGCCGTGCCGACGAGTGAAGACGCGCACGAGGGTGTTCGCAAACTGTGGAGCAAGGCGGAGGCGAATCTGGGGTTCGTGCCCAACGTCTTTCAGGCCCAGGCGCTCAACGGCGAGCAGTTCCTGGCGTGGTGGAACTACTTCAACTTGCTGGTCAACAAGCCGGGCCACCTGAGCAACATGGAGCGCGAGATGATGGCGGTGGTGGTTAGCGGCCTGAACCGCTGCGTGTACTGCGCGGTCTCGCACGGCGCCGCGCTGCGGGAATACGGCATGGAGGCCAGGAAGGCGGACACCGTGGCCGTCAACTGGCGCCACGCTGACCTGTCCATGCGCGAGGCGGCCCTTTGTGCCTTCGCCGAGCGGCTGACCCTGCACCCTGCGGGAATGGTGGAGACGGACCTGAACCCGTTGCGGGACGCGGGCCTGGACGACGCCCAGATTCTGGAGGCCGTGCAGGTAATCGGCATGTTCAACATGACCAATCGGATCAGCAGCGCGCTGGGGTTCATTCCCAATCCGGAGTACCACGGGCGGGCGCGGTAA
- a CDS encoding FAD-dependent oxidoreductase translates to MLAGGAVSPVLVIGAGIAGASVAYFLSELGVRATVIDAGIHAASSVPSALINPVRGQSGGVDARALEGMELTWALLRKLSEGGFKVPHGQTGVLRPIPDDRARARFERNLPPELAHRWLRRDDLSVPLAPAWAHALWLPEGGWVDGAAFVGALLEASEAQVIRGRAWRWTAHSVEVRGAAGSSPLSSTFQAVIHCGGSIGSGWAGESRTHRMGSLLTLDRPAAEFPLSFGAYLAPSATGGVLGATYESPAQTWQEPTLPLASLGWLLGKGEALTDLSGVGVTGRWTGSRLSGLKIGQDAGGVWHLSGLSSKGFLLGPLLARELAGQVALSLAEPPAGGRSHTPSQAR, encoded by the coding sequence ATGCTTGCGGGCGGTGCGGTGAGTCCGGTTCTGGTGATCGGCGCGGGGATCGCTGGAGCCTCTGTGGCCTACTTCCTGTCGGAACTGGGGGTCCGGGCCACGGTGATCGACGCGGGTATCCATGCGGCCAGTTCGGTGCCGTCTGCCCTGATCAATCCGGTGCGCGGTCAGTCGGGCGGGGTGGACGCCCGCGCCCTGGAAGGCATGGAGCTGACGTGGGCGCTGCTGCGAAAGCTGAGCGAAGGGGGGTTCAAGGTGCCACATGGCCAGACCGGCGTGCTGCGGCCCATCCCGGACGACCGGGCGCGGGCAAGGTTCGAGCGCAACCTGCCGCCCGAACTCGCGCACCGCTGGTTGAGGAGGGATGACCTGTCCGTGCCGCTCGCCCCTGCCTGGGCACACGCCCTGTGGCTTCCGGAAGGGGGCTGGGTGGACGGCGCGGCGTTCGTGGGGGCGCTGCTGGAGGCGTCAGAGGCGCAGGTCATCCGTGGACGGGCGTGGCGATGGACGGCGCATTCGGTAGAGGTGCGAGGGGCAGCAGGCTCCAGCCCGCTTTCGTCCACCTTCCAGGCTGTCATCCACTGCGGCGGCTCCATCGGCTCAGGCTGGGCAGGCGAGAGCCGGACCCACCGGATGGGCAGCCTGCTGACGTTGGACCGCCCGGCGGCAGAATTTCCTCTGAGTTTTGGCGCCTACCTGGCCCCTTCCGCAACGGGCGGTGTGCTGGGCGCAACGTATGAGTCCCCGGCCCAGACCTGGCAGGAGCCGACGCTGCCGCTGGCCTCGCTGGGCTGGCTGCTGGGAAAGGGGGAAGCACTGACCGATCTGAGCGGCGTGGGAGTGACCGGGCGCTGGACCGGTTCACGTCTCTCAGGACTGAAGATCGGGCAGGACGCTGGCGGAGTGTGGCATCTGTCCGGCCTGAGCAGCAAGGGCTTTCTGCTGGGGCCGTTGCTGGCGCGCGAACTGGCCGGACAGGTAGCGCTGTCGCTCGCGGAGCCGCCCGCAGGCGGCCGGTCCCACACCCCGTCACAAGCCCGGTAA
- a CDS encoding isocitrate/isopropylmalate dehydrogenase family protein, whose amino-acid sequence MAKYRICSIEGDGIGHEVIPAARRVLDAAGFDAEYVDAKAGYEYYLDHGTSVPQATYDAVENTDATLFGAATSPSGEKPPGFFGAIRHLRQKYGLYANVRPTKTRPVPGAYENVDLVIVRENTQGLYVEQERRYGDTAIADTVITGEASLRIGKYAANLAMQRDKRLTVVHKANVLPVTQGLFLNTILDHTKTVEGLNVSTMIVDNAAMQLVRNPRQFDVMVMTNMFGDILSDLAAGLVGGLGIAASGNVGDKFGIFESVHGSAPDIAGQGVSNPTATILAAVLMLDQLGDHETARRIDNAVNKVLVEGPRTRDLGGTAGTREFTDAVIAAL is encoded by the coding sequence ATGGCGAAATACCGCATCTGTTCTATCGAGGGCGATGGCATCGGCCACGAAGTCATCCCCGCCGCCCGCCGCGTGCTGGACGCCGCCGGCTTCGACGCCGAGTACGTGGACGCCAAGGCCGGCTACGAGTACTACCTGGACCACGGCACCAGCGTCCCGCAGGCCACCTACGACGCGGTGGAAAACACCGACGCCACCCTGTTTGGCGCCGCCACCAGCCCCAGCGGCGAGAAACCCCCCGGCTTCTTCGGCGCGATCCGGCACCTGCGCCAGAAGTACGGACTGTACGCCAACGTCCGTCCCACCAAGACCCGCCCGGTGCCCGGCGCGTACGAGAACGTCGATCTGGTCATCGTGCGTGAGAACACGCAGGGCCTGTACGTGGAGCAGGAGCGGCGCTACGGCGACACCGCCATCGCCGACACCGTGATCACCGGCGAAGCCAGCCTGCGGATCGGCAAGTACGCCGCCAACCTCGCCATGCAGCGTGACAAGCGCCTGACCGTGGTGCATAAGGCGAACGTGCTTCCCGTGACCCAGGGCCTCTTCCTGAACACCATTCTGGACCACACCAAGACGGTGGAGGGCCTGAACGTCAGTACCATGATCGTGGACAACGCCGCCATGCAGCTGGTCCGCAACCCACGCCAGTTCGACGTGATGGTCATGACCAACATGTTCGGTGACATTCTCTCGGACCTAGCGGCCGGTCTGGTGGGCGGTCTGGGCATCGCGGCCAGCGGCAACGTGGGCGACAAGTTCGGCATCTTTGAATCGGTTCACGGCAGCGCCCCCGACATCGCCGGACAGGGCGTCAGCAATCCCACGGCCACCATCCTGGCCGCCGTGCTGATGCTGGACCAGCTCGGGGACCACGAGACCGCCCGCCGCATCGATAACGCCGTGAACAAGGTACTGGTGGAAGGCCCACGCACCCGCGATCTGGGCGGTACCGCAGGGACCAGGGAGTTCACGGACGCGGTAATCGCGGCGCTGTAA
- a CDS encoding aminotransferase class I/II-fold pyridoxal phosphate-dependent enzyme, giving the protein MTPADNHADYDLTTLAARAGEEARPNASAPLVEPIYQSTVYAFPDLDALDGAMSGAEPAAFYYRNGTPNAATLERALAVLEGTEAALVAASGMAAISAALLGVLKTGDHVITDARVYGVTYALLAEEFPRLGIEVSFVDACDLNEVEAALRQNTKVVHVESLTNPLLTVPDVPALARLAHDHGALLSVDNTFASPAVFRPALHGADLITHSVSKYLSGHSTAFGGVLCARADLVALARTRLLRLGGTMSAFDAWMTMQGLKTLGLRMRAHSGNAQAVADVLVNHPRVAAVYHPGLSDHPQFHLAQDLYPNGFGGMLAADIEDAPAFVRALAGRIPLAPSLADVVTTLSWPWGTSHRALPEAERRRLGITPGLLRISVGIEDIGDLLGDFEGALE; this is encoded by the coding sequence GTGACTCCCGCCGACAACCACGCCGACTACGATCTCACCACCCTGGCCGCCCGCGCCGGCGAGGAGGCCCGCCCCAATGCCTCGGCGCCGCTCGTCGAACCCATCTACCAGTCCACCGTCTATGCGTTCCCCGATCTGGACGCGCTGGACGGGGCCATGAGTGGCGCGGAACCTGCCGCCTTCTACTACCGCAACGGCACGCCCAACGCCGCGACGCTGGAACGCGCCCTGGCTGTGCTGGAGGGCACCGAGGCAGCCCTGGTGGCGGCCAGCGGCATGGCCGCGATCAGCGCGGCGCTGCTGGGCGTGCTGAAAACTGGCGACCATGTGATCACCGACGCCCGCGTGTACGGTGTGACTTACGCGCTGCTGGCCGAGGAATTTCCGCGCCTGGGCATTGAGGTGTCGTTCGTGGACGCCTGCGACCTGAACGAGGTAGAAGCGGCCCTTCGCCAAAACACGAAGGTGGTGCACGTCGAGAGCCTGACCAATCCGCTGCTGACCGTGCCGGACGTGCCTGCCCTGGCGCGGCTGGCCCATGATCACGGCGCATTGCTGAGCGTGGACAACACCTTCGCCAGCCCCGCTGTCTTCCGCCCGGCCCTGCACGGCGCGGACCTGATCACCCACAGCGTCAGCAAGTACCTGAGTGGGCACAGCACCGCGTTCGGCGGAGTGCTGTGTGCCCGTGCCGATCTGGTGGCCTTGGCGCGGACCCGCCTGCTGCGGTTGGGCGGGACCATGTCCGCCTTTGACGCGTGGATGACCATGCAGGGCCTCAAGACGCTGGGTTTGCGAATGCGCGCCCACTCCGGCAATGCACAGGCGGTGGCCGACGTGCTGGTCAACCATCCGCGCGTGGCGGCGGTGTACCACCCTGGCCTCAGCGATCACCCCCAGTTTCACCTGGCTCAGGACCTGTATCCCAACGGTTTCGGTGGGATGCTGGCCGCCGACATTGAGGACGCTCCGGCCTTCGTCAGGGCGTTGGCAGGGCGCATTCCACTGGCCCCTAGTCTGGCCGACGTGGTCACCACCCTGTCGTGGCCCTGGGGGACCTCACACCGCGCCCTGCCCGAGGCCGAGCGCCGCCGCCTGGGTATCACGCCTGGGCTGCTGCGGATCAGCGTGGGCATCGAGGACATCGGCGATCTGCTGGGGGATTTCGAGGGCGCTCTGGAATAG
- the dxr gene encoding 1-deoxy-D-xylulose-5-phosphate reductoisomerase, whose amino-acid sequence MELTVLGSTGSIGTQALDVARERDYTVTALAAGRNLELLSAQVREFRPALVSVDPAVYGEARALLPDVRLSADVCEVAARKTDVVVNAMSGLIGLAPTRAALQAGRAVALATKEAMVTAAELMWEAADEGGGRVVPVDSEHTGVFQCLTGEDMADVAEVILTASGGPFRDGPADLGSVTPAQALRHPSWSMGPKVTIDSATLMNKGLEVMECASLYGLPLSQVGVVVHPQSLIHAAVRFRDGSLKAQFGPTDMRLPIAYAIDAAPTGMQRPGDVRGARRGPEVAGHLSWPMRGTWDFREPDFDRFPCLGLAYRAGEAGGVFPVALNAADEVAVEAFLAGQLSFTGIPKLLERVLDETPAGALTWDSLAETDAWARLRAWELVEVRA is encoded by the coding sequence ATGGAGCTTACGGTTTTGGGCAGCACGGGCAGCATCGGCACGCAGGCGCTGGACGTGGCGCGGGAGCGTGACTACACAGTGACGGCGCTGGCGGCGGGACGCAATCTGGAGCTGCTCTCGGCCCAGGTGCGCGAGTTTCGTCCCGCACTGGTCAGCGTGGACCCGGCGGTGTACGGCGAGGCCAGGGCGCTGTTGCCCGACGTGCGCCTGAGTGCCGACGTCTGCGAGGTGGCCGCCCGCAAGACCGATGTGGTGGTCAACGCCATGAGCGGCCTGATTGGGTTGGCCCCCACCCGCGCCGCCCTTCAGGCGGGCCGGGCGGTGGCGCTGGCCACCAAGGAAGCCATGGTCACGGCGGCAGAGCTGATGTGGGAGGCGGCGGACGAGGGCGGTGGGCGCGTGGTGCCAGTGGACTCGGAACACACGGGCGTCTTCCAGTGCCTGACCGGTGAGGACATGGCTGACGTGGCCGAGGTGATCTTGACCGCTTCAGGCGGCCCATTCCGTGATGGCCCCGCCGATCTGGGCAGTGTTACGCCCGCGCAGGCACTCAGGCACCCCTCGTGGAGCATGGGGCCGAAAGTGACCATCGACAGCGCCACCCTGATGAACAAGGGACTGGAGGTCATGGAGTGCGCCAGCCTGTACGGCCTGCCGCTGTCACAGGTGGGCGTGGTGGTGCACCCCCAGAGCCTGATCCACGCGGCGGTGCGCTTCCGCGACGGCAGCCTCAAAGCGCAGTTTGGCCCCACCGACATGCGGCTACCTATCGCCTACGCCATTGACGCAGCCCCCACCGGAATGCAGCGCCCCGGCGACGTGCGCGGCGCCAGACGTGGGCCGGAGGTGGCCGGGCATCTGTCCTGGCCCATGCGCGGGACATGGGACTTCCGGGAGCCGGACTTTGACCGCTTTCCCTGCCTGGGCCTGGCCTACCGCGCCGGGGAGGCTGGCGGTGTGTTCCCAGTGGCCCTGAACGCGGCGGATGAGGTGGCGGTGGAGGCGTTCCTGGCCGGACAGCTGTCCTTCACGGGCATTCCGAAGCTGCTGGAGCGTGTGCTGGACGAGACACCCGCTGGAGCGCTGACCTGGGACTCGCTGGCCGAAACCGACGCCTGGGCACGGCTGCGCGCCTGGGAACTGGTGGAGGTGCGGGCGTGA
- a CDS encoding CobW family GTP-binding protein, translating into MTHPTPDSRIPIIVIGGFLGAGKTTLVNHLIRSLPHRLGVIVNEFGQAGVDGSLIERLQDDVTELTAGCLCCTGRDDLLRALVTISMREQKPDAVIVELSGVADPTPVLATLLERGVRAAFRITTLVAVVDARHVLQTLREHPEAARQLAYANVVVLNKTDLADPGALERAEATLRGVNPLARVVGVERGQIDADALLARDDFDPRVLDDQDTTEHAHTPDLKTFTLRGDRPLDPYEWQRFMTSFILARPAEVLRVKGWLDLHGYPQRILFQAVRDLFTADAWDGGNGGSELIFIGRGLDREEYASAFAACLTSDPAELIPD; encoded by the coding sequence ATGACCCATCCAACCCCTGATTCCCGCATTCCCATCATCGTGATCGGTGGTTTTCTGGGGGCGGGCAAGACCACGCTGGTCAACCACCTGATCCGCAGCCTGCCGCACCGGCTGGGCGTGATCGTCAATGAGTTCGGTCAGGCCGGGGTGGACGGCAGCCTGATTGAGCGGTTACAGGACGATGTGACCGAACTGACGGCGGGCTGCCTGTGTTGCACGGGCCGTGACGATCTGCTGCGGGCGCTGGTGACCATCTCCATGCGCGAACAGAAGCCTGACGCCGTGATCGTGGAACTGTCTGGAGTGGCCGATCCGACACCCGTGCTGGCGACGCTGCTGGAACGTGGGGTGCGGGCCGCGTTCCGCATCACAACACTGGTGGCGGTGGTGGACGCGCGCCACGTCCTGCAGACCCTGCGCGAACACCCGGAGGCGGCGCGGCAACTGGCCTACGCCAACGTGGTGGTGCTGAACAAGACCGATCTGGCCGACCCCGGGGCGCTCGAGCGGGCCGAGGCCACCCTGCGCGGCGTCAACCCGCTGGCCCGTGTGGTTGGCGTGGAGCGCGGTCAGATCGACGCCGACGCCCTGCTGGCCCGCGACGACTTCGATCCGCGGGTGCTGGATGACCAAGACACCACGGAACACGCCCACACGCCGGACTTGAAGACCTTTACCCTGCGTGGGGATCGCCCACTTGATCCCTACGAGTGGCAGCGTTTCATGACCTCATTCATCCTGGCGCGACCCGCCGAGGTGCTGCGCGTCAAGGGCTGGCTCGATTTGCACGGCTACCCGCAGCGCATTCTGTTTCAGGCGGTACGTGACCTGTTCACCGCCGACGCCTGGGACGGGGGTAATGGCGGCAGTGAGCTGATTTTCATCGGGCGCGGCCTGGACCGGGAGGAGTACGCCTCGGCCTTTGCCGCCTGCCTGACCTCTGATCCGGCAGAACTGATCCCAGACTGA